One region of Mucilaginibacter gotjawali genomic DNA includes:
- the murB gene encoding UDP-N-acetylmuramate dehydrogenase: protein MLQIQENVSLRNFNTFGVEANARYFVEINHRADLTELFLDPQWRQTELLVLGGGSNMLLVNDFGGLVIRMNIRGIEHRISHTDVYVEAGAGEVWNDLVNFCVLRGYAGMENLSLIPGSVGASPIQNIGAYGVELQDVFHSCCAFELATGAFKTFTKADCYFGYRESIFKGELKGQYIIVSVKYQLSTVPNLNLKYGAIEQELQHRGITAPTIRDVSQVVSHIRVSKLPDPSTIGNAGSFFKNPIISLAEFELMESRFPELVHYPASHGHVKLAAGWLIEQCGWKGKVVGNTGTWKNQSLVLVNHGGATGEEVYSFSSIIIDSVYAKFGVRLQREVNIIE from the coding sequence ATGCTGCAGATACAGGAAAACGTTTCGCTCAGGAACTTCAACACGTTTGGGGTTGAGGCCAATGCGCGCTATTTTGTGGAGATTAACCACCGGGCGGACCTGACGGAGCTGTTCCTTGACCCGCAATGGCGGCAAACGGAACTGCTGGTGCTGGGCGGCGGCAGCAATATGCTGCTGGTGAACGATTTCGGCGGCCTGGTGATCAGGATGAATATCCGGGGTATTGAACACCGCATCAGCCATACCGACGTGTACGTTGAAGCCGGCGCCGGGGAGGTTTGGAACGACCTGGTGAACTTTTGCGTACTGCGCGGCTATGCCGGGATGGAGAACCTGAGTTTGATACCGGGTTCGGTAGGCGCCTCGCCGATCCAGAACATCGGCGCCTACGGGGTGGAACTGCAGGATGTGTTCCATAGCTGCTGCGCTTTTGAACTGGCTACGGGCGCTTTTAAAACTTTTACCAAAGCCGATTGTTACTTTGGCTACCGCGAAAGCATATTTAAGGGTGAACTGAAGGGGCAATATATCATCGTATCGGTAAAATACCAGCTGAGCACCGTCCCCAACCTCAACCTTAAATACGGGGCCATTGAGCAGGAGCTGCAGCATAGGGGCATTACGGCGCCTACCATCAGGGATGTGTCGCAGGTGGTGTCGCACATCCGGGTTTCCAAATTACCTGATCCCTCTACCATCGGGAATGCGGGGAGTTTCTTTAAAAATCCCATCATCAGCCTGGCGGAATTTGAGCTGATGGAGTCGCGGTTTCCGGAGCTGGTGCACTATCCAGCCAGCCATGGCCATGTAAAGTTAGCCGCCGGCTGGCTGATTGAACAATGCGGCTGGAAGGGAAAAGTGGTAGGAAATACGGGGACCTGGAAAAACCAGTCGCTGGTTTTAGTGAACCATGGCGGGGCCACAGGAGAGGAAGTGTATAGTTTTTCGTCCATAATTATAGACAGTGTGTACGCCAAATTTGGCGTAAGGCTACAGCGCGAAGTGAACATTATTGAATAG